CAGTTGCGCCGTCATGACTCCGAGCTTCATGGTGTTGCTGCGCGGCTCGAAAATTGCCAGGATGCGTCCGGCGCTTTTTCCGGCGCTGTTCAACTGGCGGCGCAGGCCGTCGATAGTGGTGTGAATGGCGGTCGGGTGGTGGGCGAAATCGTCATACACCGTGATCGGGCCGCCGCCGCGCTGCACCACGCCGCGCACTTCCATGCGCCGCTTGACGTTCTGGAATGAGGCCAGCGCCTCGGCCGCCAGCGCCGGCGCCACGCCCAGATGCTCTGCGGCAGCGATGGCCGCCAGGGCGTTGAGCTGGTTGTGCATGCCGCTGATGTCCCACTGCAGCCGGGCAACGGCTTCATCGCCTTTGAAGACCCTGAAGTCGTTAGGCTCGCCTTGCGCTGTAAAACCGCCATGACCGGGGGCGCCGCCAAACGGCACCTGCTCGCTCCAGCAGCCCTGGGCCAGCACGCGCTGCAGGCTGTCCTCGTTGGCGTTGAAAACCACCCGGCCCTGTGAGGGAACGGTACGCACCAGGTGATGAAACTGCCGCTCGATGGCTGCCAGGTCGTCAAAGATGTCGGCGTGGTCGAATTCCAGGTTGTTCAAGATCGCCGTGCGTGGGCGGTAGTGGACAAACTTGCTGCGCTTGTCGAAAAACGCCGTGTCGTATTCATCGGCCTCGATGACAAAGGCGTTTCCCGTGCCCAGGCGCGCCGACACGCCAAAGTTCAGCGGCACGCCGCCGATCAGAAAACCGGGCTGCAGGCCAGCGCATTCCAGGACCCAGGCCAGCATGGCGGTCGTGGTGGTCTTGCCGTGAGTGCCGGCGACGGCCAGCACATGGCGCGGGCCGGTGGCATGGTGCGTCGGGTGGTGCAGCACATGGCCCGACAGCCATTGCGGGCCGCTGGTGTAGGGCTGGCCGCTGTTGAGGATGGCTTCCATCAACGGATATTTGGGCTTTCCGTCGGCCAGCCGCGCGCGCGACACCACATTGCCAATCACGAACACATCGGGCGCCAAGGCCATCTGGTCGGCGCCGTAGCCTTCGATCAGCTCGATGCCCAGGCCTCGCAACTGGTCGCTCATGGGTGGATAAACGCCGGTGTCGCAACCCGTCACCTTGTGCCCCGCCTCCCGCGCCAGCGCGGCCAGGCCGCCCATGAAAGTCCCGCAGATTCCCAGAATATGTATGTGCATCGCCCGTATTTTAGGGAGGCTATTTCAGGCCACCATTTTTTAAGGAAAATAAGCCTATGGCGCAATAAGGACGTGCGCAAGCAGCTCTTTATTTCATAGCAGGTGAAGATTGCCGTGAACTTTGCGCGCAGGCGCGGCCCTAATGTGGGCACAATTGCTTTCAACGCCTTCGGGCTGACTTTCAATCCCTGACCATTCGCTCCTGGCCCCACAGGCCAGCCGACCCTGAACTTGCATACCCTCAAATCCGAAATTGCCGCCACCGCCGCTGCGCTGGTGGTCGAAGAAGGGCTGGAATACGGCCCGGCCAAGCGCCGCGCGATCAAGCAGTTGGCCTTGCCCGCGCGCACCGCCTTGCCTGACAACGACGCGCTCGAAGACGCCGTGCGCGAGTACATCGAACTGTTCTGCGCCGAAACCCAGCCGGCCGAACTGGCCGCGCTGCGCGAGTTGGCGCTGGTGTGGATGCAGCGCCTGGCCGCCTTCCGGCCTTACCTGGCCGGCGCGGTCTGGCATGGCACGGCAACCCGGCTGTCCGACATCTATATCCAGCTGTTTTGCGACGATCCGAAATCGGCCGAAATTGCGCTGATCGAGCACAACGTCGATTACGAGCCACGCACCGTGACCGGTTTTACCGGCGGCAGCGTGGAAGCGCTCAGCCTGAGTAGCCTGTGCCAGGCGCTGAACGAGAATATTGGCGTTCACCTGATGGTCTATGACCATGACGACCTGCGCGGCGCCTTGCGACCCGACGCCAAAGGCCGTGCGCCGCGCGGCGACCTGGCTGCCGTGCAAAAATTATTGTCCACCCCTTTTGGAGCTTGAAAAGTGAATCGCAGAAACATGCTGTATGGCGGCGTTGCCGCTGCAGCGGCCCTGGCCGGCGCCGGCGCGGCCTGGTGGAAATTTCAGCCGCATGACGCAACGCCCGAAGCCGTGGCGAAAGTGGCCGAATCCTTCTGGACCCTGAGCTTTGACACGCCCGACGGCAAACCGCTGCCGATGAGCAGTTTTCGCGGCAAGCTGCTGCTGGTCAATTTCTGGGCCACCTGGTGCCCGCCCTGCGTCGAAGAGCTTCCCTTGCTGGATTTTTTCTACCAGGAAAACAAGGACAAAAACCTTCAGGTGGTCGGCCTGGCGGTCGATCAGCCGAGCGCGGTGCAAACCTGGCTCAAGACCCGGCCGCTGAATTTTCCGGTCGGCATGGCGGGGCTGGGAGGCACGGAGTTGAGCAAATCGCTGGGAAATATCACGGGCAGCCTGCCTTTCACCGTGATTTTCAGCCCTTCAGGCGTGCTGATGCACCGCAAGATCGGCAAGGTGTTGCCCGAAGAACTGGTGCAATGGACAAAACTGGTCTGATGCCGGGCGGAATGTAAAAATCAGCCGTTTTGCATTCGCTCAAGTGGGGCTGTTTTGCCGCTTGACGGGTCGTTTGCTTCCTTCCCCCGGGGCGGGTTTTCCCGGGCTGGTGTGCGCTGATGAGCTTGCCGGATTCGCCTTGAGGTACACTTTGTTTTTTTGTATCAGGGCGCCTTGCGTTGCCGCGTAATCATTATCTGATAGACGCTGTAAGGCGAAATAACAGAAAGTAAGCGAAGAAAGAGGGAGGATCGGCCAAGCACGCCATTTTCCTCTTCGTTCAAACCGTGCGTCCGAAAACCGCATGCCAGCATCCACCTCCGTTGGAAAGAATCTATGGATCTAAGAAAACTCAAAACCCTGATCGACCTTGTTTCAGAGTCCAATGTGTCTGAACTTGAGATTACAGAGGCCGAAGGCAAGGTCCGCATTGTCAAGGCCAGCGGCGTTCCGATGATGATGATGCACCAGCCCGCCATGGCCATGGCGGCGGCGCCGACCATGGCCACGCCAGTGGCCGTGGCTGAAGCGGTCGCTGTTCAACCCGCCGGCCACGCGGTCAAGTCGCCCATGGTCGGCACGTTTTACCGCTCTTCGAGTCCCGGCTCCAACCCGTTTGTCGAAATCGGCAGCGTGGTCAAGGAAGGCGACACGGTCTGCATCATCGAGGCGATGAAGATCCTCAACGAGATCGAAGCCGACAAGTCGGGCACCGTCACCAAGATTCTTTCCGAAAACGGCCAGGCCGTGGAATACGGCCAGCCTCTCTTCATGATTGAGTGAGCGGGCCTGCCGCCCCCCATTGCCAGACCGGTCAGACGACCGGCCCCATCGGCCAGACCAGGTACTTCGACGCATGTTTAAAAAAATACTGATCGCCAACCGTGGCGAGATCGCCCTGCGGATACAGCGGGCCTGCCGGGAACTCGGCGTCAAGGCCGTGATGGTGTATTCCGAAGCCGACCGCGAGGCCAAATACATCAAGCTGGCCGACGAGGCCGTCTGCATCGGGCCGGCGCCTTCGTCGCTGAGCTACCTCAACATGCCGGCCATCATTTCGGCCGCCGAGGTGACCGACGCCGAGGCGATTCACCCCGGTTATGGTTTCCTGAGCGAGAACGCCGATTTTGCCGAGCGGGTTGAAAAAAGCGGCTTCAAGTTCATCGGTCCCTCGCCCGAGTCCATCCGCCTGATGGGCGACAAGGTTTCGGCCAAGCAGACCATGCTCAAGGCCGGCGTGCCCTGCGTGCCCGGCTCCGAGGGCGCATTGCCGGCTGATCCGGCCTTCATCAAGCGCATTGCCAAGCAGATCGGCTACCCGGTCATCATCAAGGCCGCCGGCGGCGGCGGCGGACGCGGCATGCGTGTGGTGCATACCGAAGCGGCCCTGCTCAATGCCGTGCAGACCACCAAGGCCGAAGCCGGCGCGGCCTTTGGCAATCCGGAGGTTTACATGGAAAAATTCCTGCAGAACCCCCGGCACATCGAGATCCAGATTCTGGCCGACCAGTTCAAGAACGCGGTCTGGCTCGGCGAGCGCGACTGCTCCATGCAGCGCCGCCACCAGAAAGTCATCGAGGAAGGACCGGCCCCCGGGATTCCGCGCAAGCTGATCGAACGCATAGGCGCACGTTGCGTGACGGCGGTCAAGAAGTTCGGCTACCGTGGCGCCGGCACGTTCGAGTTCCTCTACGAAGACGGCGAGTTCTACTTCATCGAGATGAACACCCGCGTCCAGGTCGAGCACCCGGTGACCGAGTGGATCACCGGCATCGATATCGTGCGCACGCAAATCATGGTGGCTGCCGGCGAACGGCTGCCCTTTACCCAGCGCGACATCCAGATCAAGGGGCATTCCATCGAGTGCCGCATCAACGCCGAAGATCCGTACAAATTCACGCCTTCGCCAGGACGCATCACCAACTGGCACCCGCCCGGCGGGCCGGGCGTGCGGGTCGACTCGCATATTTATTCCAACTATTTCGTGCCCCCCAACTACGACTCGATGATCGGCAAGATCATCGTGCATGCCGATACGCGCGAGCAGGCGCTGGCGCGCAT
This DNA window, taken from Polaromonas hydrogenivorans, encodes the following:
- the accC gene encoding acetyl-CoA carboxylase biotin carboxylase subunit, producing MFKKILIANRGEIALRIQRACRELGVKAVMVYSEADREAKYIKLADEAVCIGPAPSSLSYLNMPAIISAAEVTDAEAIHPGYGFLSENADFAERVEKSGFKFIGPSPESIRLMGDKVSAKQTMLKAGVPCVPGSEGALPADPAFIKRIAKQIGYPVIIKAAGGGGGRGMRVVHTEAALLNAVQTTKAEAGAAFGNPEVYMEKFLQNPRHIEIQILADQFKNAVWLGERDCSMQRRHQKVIEEGPAPGIPRKLIERIGARCVTAVKKFGYRGAGTFEFLYEDGEFYFIEMNTRVQVEHPVTEWITGIDIVRTQIMVAAGERLPFTQRDIQIKGHSIECRINAEDPYKFTPSPGRITNWHPPGGPGVRVDSHIYSNYFVPPNYDSMIGKIIVHADTREQALARMSAALGETVVEGINTNIALHRELMVDAKFMDGGTNIHYLEEWLSKRER
- a CDS encoding TlpA disulfide reductase family protein — protein: MNRRNMLYGGVAAAAALAGAGAAWWKFQPHDATPEAVAKVAESFWTLSFDTPDGKPLPMSSFRGKLLLVNFWATWCPPCVEELPLLDFFYQENKDKNLQVVGLAVDQPSAVQTWLKTRPLNFPVGMAGLGGTELSKSLGNITGSLPFTVIFSPSGVLMHRKIGKVLPEELVQWTKLV
- the accB gene encoding acetyl-CoA carboxylase biotin carboxyl carrier protein translates to MDLRKLKTLIDLVSESNVSELEITEAEGKVRIVKASGVPMMMMHQPAMAMAAAPTMATPVAVAEAVAVQPAGHAVKSPMVGTFYRSSSPGSNPFVEIGSVVKEGDTVCIIEAMKILNEIEADKSGTVTKILSENGQAVEYGQPLFMIE
- the mpl gene encoding UDP-N-acetylmuramate:L-alanyl-gamma-D-glutamyl-meso-diaminopimelate ligase; its protein translation is MHIHILGICGTFMGGLAALAREAGHKVTGCDTGVYPPMSDQLRGLGIELIEGYGADQMALAPDVFVIGNVVSRARLADGKPKYPLMEAILNSGQPYTSGPQWLSGHVLHHPTHHATGPRHVLAVAGTHGKTTTTAMLAWVLECAGLQPGFLIGGVPLNFGVSARLGTGNAFVIEADEYDTAFFDKRSKFVHYRPRTAILNNLEFDHADIFDDLAAIERQFHHLVRTVPSQGRVVFNANEDSLQRVLAQGCWSEQVPFGGAPGHGGFTAQGEPNDFRVFKGDEAVARLQWDISGMHNQLNALAAIAAAEHLGVAPALAAEALASFQNVKRRMEVRGVVQRGGGPITVYDDFAHHPTAIHTTIDGLRRQLNSAGKSAGRILAIFEPRSNTMKLGVMTAQLPWSLERADLAFCHAGGLDWDARAALAPMAERAQVADDLDQLLAQVKSAARPGDHLLCMSNGGFGGIHAKLLAALTQP